Below is a window of Dictyostelium discoideum AX4 chromosome 1 chromosome, whole genome shotgun sequence DNA.
TTGATGTAACTGATGCttgaatatatttaaattcattaatatcTCTTGTTGTTCTAACTGGTTCTGCAATTGATCTAAATTCTAATGTACCAACTGCTGATGATGTTAATAAtggtgtaaataaaaaatgatttcttGGTGAAATTACTGTAATATCatattttattgaatttacttttgttaaaaaaaaaaaaaaaaaaaaaaaaaaaaaatattaataaattaataaataaataatattaaatttcttttaattattaatttattatttacaattttttaaaaatgaataagaTCCCCAACCACAAcctaaaataattaatttttcattttcaataactTTTCCTCTTTTTTGTCTTCTTATAATTGCTTTTTCCAATGATGATTTTGTTAAGTGATCAGAAATATAATTTCTTCCtctaataattaaattttttaatcccattttttatttatttttatttttttttatttttatttattttattgagttgtaaaaaaaaaaaaaaaaaaaaaagaatttgaaattgtaattatttagaaaattttttattttgttgttttgtttttactttttttgtaatttgaaattgtgtGAACATAAggtgtttttatttttatttattatttttatttttatttttttttttttaattataaaaaaaaaaaatgaaatttaattaaaaaaaaaaaaaaaaattaaattaattcaaaaaaaaaaaaaaaaaaaaaaaaaaaaaaaaaaaaaaccaatatttgcaggttgttgtttttggtgGTGTAATGAGTGTGTCATGATGtaatattgattcaattttttccaaaaatttaagaaatgaaaatagaatattttttttttttaattttattttaatataattaaacaaaCTCATTAGACCtggtttatttttgattaagCTCAATTGCttgttgatgatttaattcGTAATATTAcgaatattttgaaaaatatccAATGATTGAGGGTActagaaaaagaagaaaaattaaaaaaaaaaaagcaaaaaaaaaaatctttaaaataattatttttaatatttttagtattataataatacacTTTATTGAggagttttttttaattttctactAACAGAAGCAATAAATTGCTTTTGTTTTCTATTTCTAATTATAGGTTATAGATATTATAATTACAAGTAAAAATGCAACtgaaccaataataataccaaccAATTGAGAAGTACTTAAACCATcagatgatgaattattacaaataGAGGTGGCGCCATTAGATGATGCATCATTGAAATCTAATAACACACTGAAATCTGGatcaattataatttgatttttaaattgtggAACTGTAATAGCTATATATGTTTGAATTGAAGATGCTGAATTGATTGAGTTTAATGATGAATCTAATAGTTTATTTGACACACTTCTAAATTCACCATCTATAATTGCACGTTTAATGAATCTTCCATACAATGAATGATTatctatttgaatttttaaaaaatttgaattatcgCCTGTACTTGTATTACCAAATTGTGTATTTGAACAAATTTCATTGGTTTTAGATGATTCAAATGATGCaaacattattaattgaagttGATTTAATGCATTTGCAAATTTATATTCACCAGTGACCTCTATTGTATATTTAATAGTTGAAGGGTtcattgttaatttttgatttgcaAATTCAATATCAGTACTAGTGTTAAACCATTCCAATGTAGCTGTTATATTGGTATTTAATACTGATGTTTTATATTGATTCTTTAGTTCTGTAATTGGTGTATAAATCCATTTATCAAATATATGGTTTGTAACTTGTTTTTCATTGAAATCTATTTCTCTTATTGATActaatgatattaatgatttaaacaATACTTCTGGCAATTCATTACTAATAGAACTGTTTTCGTCAATTGGTATTGTTGGTATTACAACTGATGGATCAGTATTGTTAATAACTGGTGGTGGTACAATGATTACTTTAGAACTACAATCCAGACCGATCCAAGGTGATACGCAAATGCAACCAGTTCCCACTGCTGAACAATATCCTTGCTTTTCACCACCACACATAGGCTTACCTGGGCAAGGTTGAGGTGGATTAGTTGGGATTGGTGTTGATGGAGTTGGTGTAGATGGAGTTGGTGTAATAGGTGGTTCTATATTTGAAGgtgttaaattaaaataaactgGAGAAACTCTAAGTTTATTGGATTCAATAGTTGAGTTTGATATTACTAaaacatcaaataatttatcatttggaataatatttgaaattttaatacctGATGAACCataaaaagatattgattcaattccCAATGTTTGATTTATAGATTCTGTATCTACATCTTTTATTAATACTTTATTAATGTTTGATAATGATCTTCCTAAAATGGTTAACTCTTTATCATCGGAATAATACTTTAAATTTGAAGTCAATATTGGTTGATCCACTGTCATAGATGTACTTATATAACCTTTTGATGAAGTggataataaatcaacagTTGAGAAACCATGATAATGACCtccattattaataataccaTAAACTGACAATATTATTTCACCTGGATATCCAAAACTTAATGGTAATTGAGTTGTACATGTATATTTTGCATATGTGATATTACTACCATCTGTTAATTTTGATACACATTCAAAAGATTCCAATCTTTTAGAAGTCATGTAAATTATTGGTGATTGATTTTTTCTAATACCACTTTGGCTTGgtataatttcaaaagtaAAAGTTACAGATCTATCTATTAAACCAAcatcaataattgattttgatgatgTAAATGATAGTAAAACTGGTTTTGAGGGATCCTCAGGAAAAGATGGACACAAAACTGATACCATGGTCATCAAAGAATAACCTCCATCTTCAGAGTTTTCATATAAATACATAAATGGGTTTATTAGAGGAGAGAAACCTGTATACGGTTCAAATTTAGAAAGAATTTGGTTTGTATCATATAGTTCCACATAAACTATTTGGTATTGTTGAGAAGAACATGGGGTTGATActggaattaataattgatatactccttcaaatttattacctgaaatgaaatcattaaaagtaaaattgaaattaaatgtaGAACTATCTAAAGATCCCATTACTTTAATATAACCACGATCAAAACCATTGAGATAATCTGTAATAGTAAAATTCcaaccaacaacaccatttACATTGTTTAAATCAAGTAATGTTTCATTTCCAATAGTTTCAATCTTTGAGAATATAGGTCCTTCATTATCTAAAACTatatataaatcaaatgttAGTTGTTTCAtgaatattttgattaaatatATAGTTATGTATGATATGGAAATATACACATACCTGTACTATTAACCATTAATTGAGTTGAATTTGGtgcattatttaaaaaaaaaccagaaAGTGAATGTTGAAAGTAAAAGAATATTTCACCAAaaatattattcttttttacaATAAATTTACTTGTAAATAAACCCAAGGTtgaattgtaaataattggATTTGTATCAATGCTAGTCTGTGTTATTACATCCAATATATATGAAGATAAAAGTAAATCTTGAGGCATTTTAGAGGAATTTATATATGCAATTATGTaattatctttatcaattaaatccaaTTCATTGGTTGAAAACCAAAGATCATCAAAATATGTATGATCTAAAGCtatagtgaaaaaaaaaaaaaaaaaaaaaaaaaaaaaaaaaaaaaaaaaaaaaaaattattattaatatttgaattcaaattaaatgaataataaataatacatacattttaataaaagtggGTTTTCAAATCTTAATATTggattaaatgaaataatatcACCAAGTTTAtagtaaatttgaaaatttaaagtaTCGAccaatttaatatattcaaaTACTGCATCAATTACTATTTCAAAAGTACCTTTGTAAATATCACCTTTGACCAAATTATCTAAACTTTTAGAAACACTAGAATCAATAGCAAAATACTGTATCCCATTAATTGAAGTAAAATCgattgataaaataaaaacaaatccTTGAACccttataaatttatatgatATCATTTGAGGTGGATTATTTACAACATTTTCACTGCTATCTATTATCAGACCGGGTGGACCATCACCAAGATATGGTGTCATGAATGAAAAACTGGTTTTCTCCTTACTATCtatatatttttgaaatgTAATTGAACGAGtgtgatttaaattattacctGATAAAAACCCAAAAGGCCAtccaattattgaatttctataattaaaagaatataaagttgttgtaaatttaaaaggtgatgtattattaaatgcTATTGAAAACAATGGTATTGGGTTATCTTGTAATTTACTTTCCAAAACATTTATATTcaataatggtaatttaaacCCTAAGTAAgtagaaataataatgaacaaacaataattaatacccatttaaaactatatttttaaaaagtagtGATCCAAACTAAtacaaaattataataattacttttaaatttagtttttataattgaattggttattgaatatttatttgcTATTGATAATGAATAATTGTGATAATCTTCAGTTATTTGGTTAAACATATAGGAAACATATGTCATATTTCCTTTAATACCTTTGATTGGTTTTAAAGGTGCTAATGAAGTgcattcaaaatcaaaacataaataaaaatatggttttataatttcaGATTCAATTTTTACTTTAACAAATGGTGCATTATAGGAACCAAAATCAGTAAACATTGGGTTACTACTATTTAAACCTGATggataaaatgaaatttcactTGGTTGATTTGGTAATTCATTTTCTTGaactttaaattatttaaatttaaattattattattattattattattagtattattattattattattattattattattattattattattattattttctattattttaaaaatgataaaaataataaaagtagaAAAAATACCTACAATAATCCCAATATGACCTTGAAGTAATGTTTAAAGTTTTACCATTAGAAAATGAAAGTAATCTATTCCATTTATCAGTAAGAGATTTACCTTGATTGGTAGAATCAGCACCCCATaccataaaaaaataatttttgaaaccTGTGTACACAAGATCACCTTGAGATGAAAttgctaaaaataaatcattgtCTTCTTCTTTTACAGGAAAAAGTGAATAAAATCCATCATTAAATACAAAAGGAACAACATCCAACTCTACtactttattttcttttaatacatctttttttttttaaaaaaaaaaataataaataaataaaaacaataaaaacattAGTGATATTGAGTCTATATTAacgataatgatgataataaatataagaaaaaaataaaataaaaacttactATTACaagtttgatttaattgatatatTGTTTGAACTAAATTGTTTGATGTAAgtgttaaatttataatgagTGATGTATCCATTTGAACTTGTAGATTGTAAGAATATAAATAAGTTGAATTGTCATTagaagattttaataaacttgGTATGCTTGAAGTTGTTTTAAAATCTGATAAATAACTACCAAGACCgccattattaaaaactaaaatttgatattcaattaaacaataatttacATAAgatgaaatgaaattttttgaataatttggATTTTCAATCGATAATGATAATGTGTTACTTGTTGTTATTTCTATTAATTGACTTTTATtaacatttataaataataaataaatgaataataatattaaatttattttcattttatctataaatttataatactttattatttttattcactatttgaaaaaaaaaaaaaaaaaaaaaaaaaaatgcacAAGCTCATTTTTTTAGAAACCAGACCGAATTCtcattttagatattttttaaaaaaaaaaaaaaaaatcaggagtagtattatttttttattcgaTGCCATTCCccttataaaaaataattatttttaatttttttttttttttttttttttttttttttttttttttttttagattaatCTAAGATTACCAGTGCCGCATAAAATAGGTGACAAACCCACCAGTGCTGcataaaattacttttcacCTCTTTaatgttgaaatttttaaatccaaCCAACcttattttttgaaactgTGGTATAAAATTTGACGtaaattttctttcttttttttttttttatttaattttctttgaaCGTGTATATTCAAAGCATATACTGATCAAATTGGCTATATCacttttgatttaaatattttcttgAATAACAGTAAACGCTcatatggaaaaaaaaaaaaaaaaaaaagtttgtaGGTTGTTATTGATGTAATGAAATTTTGATTtcgtaaaaaataaagaaataattttttttttttttttatcataaccaaattttcaattaaccattaaacaaaaaatagaTTGAAAATCTAGAAAGCTTTCCATcttcatttaattgaattgagAAATCGAAACCATGTTCAGAATGTGTTATTCTACAATTTTGtggttaaaaataaaaataaaataaaaacttccTGTCaatccataaaaaaaaaaaaaaaaatttgaaaaattaagaaagaaaaatgttaaaagtttttttttctttatacataaatatttttctttattgctattttaaaaaattatatgatgaaattatttttcagTTTCAAATGAAGTTTGAATTGATTAAAtaggttatttttttatttttatttttatttttttatttttatatttatttttttatttttatttttattttattataaacgAATAAAAAAACCCTCTTTTAAAGTAAATTTTAACTTATTCGTCCATAGTAtcctgaaaaaaaaaaaaaaattaaataatctatgaggtgtaaaaataaaaaaaaaaaaagtttttgagggttttttttttttatttatttttttagaattagattattaattaaatttaaaataaaaaaaaaaaaaaattaattatgaacttaaaaaaaaaagaaaaataatataaataattaatttttaataatgttaatataaattttatattaacattattaaaaattaattatattatttttcttttttttttttatattaagtatttaatactttttggtttttttttttattatcttaaattaaaaaaatatatttgaacATATCAAaggttataaaaaaaaaaaaaaaaattaatataaccCATCGTGAGGTCCGACTTAGATAacctaatttattttctattattatttttttcattatttttttaattgacaaccatacacacacacaccattttataaaatatttaattacaTAAAATTTAAggttcattttcttttttaatatttattaattttttttatttaaataattttttataccAAAGTATTttccatttaaaaataaataaaaaaatcagaGTTTTAGTccaatgaaaattttaaaaactactAATATCTCTTCCCtatgaaaatataataaaaataaaatttagttagtaataattaaaaatactatttaataatattaataaaatattttataccaacaaatattaaagtaCGCATCCAGTCAAAAGGTACTTGTATTTTTGAAAGTAAAGAACCTAGTCTAGTTAAATATGCACTCCTCCaactaaaaaatttttaattagtatttatttatttattttttatatttttatttatttatttgaaaacttacgtaataaaaccaataaaaccacttaaatcaaagaaatcagTTTGTAAAATACCACTTTTTTTACCAGTATAAGCTAATAAacctaaaaatttaaaagcaAATGGTTTTGGTGGATTTGGATTTAACTTTTcaagattattaaattcttttgcTAAATAAACAGCAGATTGCGAAGCTACTTGAGCAGTTGGtggataatttttattttcaacattCGTACTATCaccaaaactaaaaaaaacaattataaaaaattaattataaataattaaatgcAAGtagtgattaaaaaaaaaataaaaaaaatgaataaaaacaaagaaaatatttgttttttaacaacgatttagttttaattttaatttttatttactgttttattaattattttactttaaaaaaaatttcactatttgtattttattattattattattatctatatatttatattcattcatttatttatttattatatattttttttattattgttttttttttttttttttttttttttttttttttattttatttttttttttttttttttttttaatcactaCTTGTATTTGAAgcactattaatattactttcttcttcatcatcagcaCCTCTTGTAGTTTGaccttttgaaattgattcattaacttctaattcaatatttttactttcaaattcttttcttgaattattattttgattattttgattatttttagaatttttagaatttgaaGTTGGATTTGTACCACTACCATAATGAGTCATTGAATTAaagtttataatattatatttcaataagaatggtttaatatttggatgatttaaaattttagaatgAATCCAAATATCACGTGCATTTTGAGATGTACCATATATACAAAAGAAAGTTATACCAAATAATcttataaagaaataaaatacaaaataGGCTACATAATTTGGACCTGCCATTAAACATTCCTTACCTGTATCTGATAATAAACACATTACATAATCAActactttttctttatattctTTGCTATGActttcattatcaaaattaaatataaataaataataaaatgatccACCAACTAATGTTACACATAAAAATGGtttaatttgtaataatatcattCTATTATCTTTTGTTGAAACATTTTTAGTAATCTATTATAACCACCAAATATTTATTGTgttagtaatattaataatttataaaatatatatatatatatataataaattaatgtaTACTTTactttataaatttcataaattactaaaataatacaaactGAACCAATTGTTAAAGCAATACCACATGGTATCCAAAATACACTGTTTACATACCAAGTTTTTCTAATCCAACATGCTAATGAACCAGTACCAGCCATAAATGCATTGCCTGCTAATGGGATAATGACAGATATTAATGAAGCAGTTGTATTGAAAATTATGAAATAACGAAAATCGAAAagtttaattctttttacaACAGCGAATAAACAAATTGACATTGTTGTCCACCAGAATACACCATTTGTAATACCAATATGAAATAGGGCACCTGTTGCACCACATGAAACATCTGATTGAACTGCAAATCTACCAGGTTCTGGACATAGTAATTTCTCATAGCCAATTCCATAGGTAACTATATCCATCAttgtaattataataacagATGCCGAGAAAAAGGTTAtacaataattatatttacttCTTCTATGATTTAGTATACCAAATGTAAGTACATTATAAATTGAACATACAAAActaattgttgataatattttagaCATATTATACATTTGATGCCATTTCTTCTCTGTATAAATTGGTGCAACACAAGGCAATACGCAATTAGTTGGTGTTAAATATGTGTAACCTCTATCTGCCGAATATTTAGGATCCGATGAATtgaataatagtaatggtgatggacaaatttcaattaattcactAGTTgtacttttattttcaaaagttGCCAATGGATCTGAACAAGGTACTGGGAAAAATCCACCATTAGCTGTGAACCCGTAATCGGTTAAATTATACAATGTTGCAATTCTTGGAAATTTTAATGGATCTGAACAATTTAATGATGCACCCAATGATGAACAATTGGAAACCATTCTTTCACATGCTGATTTGCATAATCTTTGTGGTAATGATACACTTTTTATTGGTGTTATAGTTGTAGGTGTTTGAAAACATGGtggaaaataaatatcacAAATTCCAAATTCtgcaaaatttaaatcaaaacatTTCGATTGCAAAAATGTTAAAGAGATAAAAGttttttcaacaattttCTGATTTATATATTGAATTGTTATATTTTTACTTGTATAaatgtttttataatttggtaatttttcaTTACATAATGGTTGATCAATTGAATCACCTATATAATTTGAACAAGTTGCTGTTGGGTCAACTAATCCTGCTCCATATCCATCTGGTAAATTTAATCcaaatgttttaatattattattattatttacaattaaaattattaaaaataattttaaaattattattattttattattattattatttttattaaacattttttttttattttatttataaaaaaaaaaaaaaaaaaaaagaataaaaaaaaa
It encodes the following:
- a CDS encoding EGF-like domain-containing protein, whose translation is MKINLILLFIYLLFINVNKSQLIEITTSNTLSLSIENPNYSKNFISSYVNYCLIEYQILVFNNGGLGSYLSDFKTTSSIPSLLKSSNDNSTYLYSYNLQVQMDTSLIINLTLTSNNLVQTIYQLNQTCNNVLKENKVVELDVVPFVFNDGFYSLFPVKEEDNDLFLAISSQGDLVYTGFKNYFFMVWGADSTNQGKSLTDKWNRLLSFSNGKTLNITSRSYWDYFQENELPNQPSEISFYPSGLNSSNPMFTDFGSYNAPFVKVKIESEIIKPYFYLCFDFECTSLAPLKPIKGIKGNMTYVSYMFNQITEDYHNYSLSIANKYSITNSIIKTKFKRFKLPLLNINVLESKLQDNPIPLFSIAFNNTSPFKFTTTLYSFNYRNSIIGWPFGFLSGNNLNHTRSITFQKYIDSKEKTSFSFMTPYLGDGPPGLIIDSSENVVNNPPQMISYKFIRVQGFVFILSIDFTSINGIQYFAIDSSVSKSLDNLVKGDIYKGTFEIVIDAVFEYIKLVDTLNFQIYYKLGDIISFNPILRFENPLLLKSLDHTYFDDLWFSTNELDLIDKDNYIIAYINSSKMPQDLLLSSYILDVITQTSIDTNPIIYNSTLGLFTSKFIVKKNNIFGEIFFYFQHSLSGFFLNNAPNSTQLMVNSTVLDNEGPIFSKIETIGNETLLDLNNVNGVVGWNFTITDYLNGFDRGYIKVMGSLDSSTFNFNFTFNDFISGNKFEGVYQLLIPVSTPCSSQQYQIVYVELYDTNQILSKFEPYTGFSPLINPFMYLYENSEDGGYSLMTMVSVLCPSFPEDPSKPVLLSFTSSKSIIDVGLIDRSVTFTFEIIPSQSGIRKNQSPIIYMTSKRLESFECVSKLTDGSNITYAKYTCTTQLPLSFGYPGEIILSVYGIINNGGHYHGFSTVDLLSTSSKGYISTSMTVDQPILTSNLKYYSDDKELTILGRSLSNINKVLIKDVDTESINQTLGIESISFYGSSGIKISNIIPNDKLFDVLVISNSTIESNKLRVSPVYFNLTPSNIEPPITPTPSTPTPSTPIPTNPPQPCPGKPMCGGEKQGYCSAVGTGCICVSPWIGLDCSSKVIIVPPPVINNTDPSVVIPTIPIDENSSISNELPEVLFKSLISLVSIREIDFNEKQVTNHIFDKWIYTPITELKNQYKTSVLNTNITATLEWFNTSTDIEFANQKLTMNPSTIKYTIEVTGEYKFANALNQLQLIMFASFESSKTNEICSNTQFGNTSTGDNSNFLKIQIDNHSLYGRFIKRAIIDGEFRSVSNKLLDSSLNSINSASSIQTYIAITVPQFKNQIIIDPDFSVLLDFNDASSNGATSICNNSSSDGLSTSQLVGIIIGSVAFLLVIIISITYN
- the fslB gene encoding G-protein-coupled receptor family protein (Similar to GPCR), which translates into the protein MFNKNNNNNKIIIILKLFLIILIVNNNNNIKTFGLNLPDGYGAGLVDPTATCSNYIGDSIDQPLCNEKLPNYKNIYTSKNITIQYINQKIVEKTFISLTFLQSKCFDLNFAEFGICDIYFPPCFQTPTTITPIKSVSLPQRLCKSACERMVSNCSSLGASLNCSDPLKFPRIATLYNLTDYGFTANGGFFPVPCSDPLATFENKSTTSELIEICPSPLLLFNSSDPKYSADRGYTYLTPTNCVLPCVAPIYTEKKWHQMYNMSKILSTISFVCSIYNVLTFGILNHRRSKYNYCITFFSASVIIITMMDIVTYGIGYEKLLCPEPGRFAVQSDVSCGATGALFHIGITNGVFWWTTMSICLFAVVKRIKLFDFRYFIIFNTTASLISVIIPLAGNAFMAGTGSLACWIRKTWYVNSVFWIPCGIALTIGSVCIILVIYEIYKITKNVSTKDNRMILLQIKPFLCVTLVGGSFYYLFIFNFDNESHSKEYKEKVVDYVMCLLSDTGKECLMAGPNYVAYFVFYFFIRLFGITFFCIYGTSQNARDIWIHSKILNHPNIKPFLLKYNIINFNSMTHYGSGTNPTSNSKNSKNNQNNQNNNSRKEFESKNIELEVNESISKGQTTRGADDEEESNINSASNTSSD